From the Halomonas sp. MCCC 1A13316 genome, the window AATCTCGGCATGTCTCACCATCTCGCGGCCTTGGACGTAAGTCATGCTGAGACGCAGAGAGATCGCGGCACCTCGTGCAGCATGTCGCTTAACCCAACGGCGGCTGCTGTGGCTGTTGTGCCATCCACTTTTGCCAGGATGACCAGGCAAGTGGTGCGCTCCACCAGGGTTCCGACGGCATAGCGGTTATTGGCGCCCATGGTCAGGTCGCCCTCCCAGTGCTCCGGCATCAGACGATCTTCGATCTCCGGTGGGCGCAGGTGGATGCTGACCAGTTCCGGAATCTGCTGGCGATCTTGACCACGACTGCGTGGTCAACGCTTGCCCTTGCCTTGTCTCAGCTCCTTCTTGAGCGACCCGCGGCATGACGTAGATCGCGTTGTAGATGGCTTAGTGGTAGACTTGGAGGTCAATGTCATCAGGGAACATGCGTCTCAGTGTGTGTGGGCATACTGCTCCGGTGACCATTACCGGCACAGCAAGTAGACCGCCAACTCGAACAGCTCGTTGTCGGGCTGCAGCTTGGGACGGCGACGAGGCTGACAATGCGTCAGTCGGGCTCGGTCTTCAGTAGAGAGATGGCGATAGCAGTGAGTCATGGCGGCACCATATCGGATGGTCAGTGTTGCACTTGCTCATTGAGAACTCCCGTTCTATGAAGAACTAGAGCGTCGTATGGCCATGTTGGCCGCCTGAGGAGGGCACCATAAACCAACTCAAGCTGATCATTGGCGAAGTTATCGGCACCTATAAGAGTTCCATTTTAGCTCGCGCCGCTATTGCCCAAACGCCTCTGCGAGCATCGCTTCGAGCCAAGGGAGTACTGACGCTTCCTATCTTGTCGGATGGTCATGAGGAGAGCTGAAACTCCTCTGCGCTCATCCAAGGAGCGGCTGTCTTGAGCTGGGGGTATATCTCGGAATGGAAGAGCTCCTGAATGGTCTCGGCCATCAACGCTGGCAAGCGCCCCATCTCACCCTGACGTGCTATCAGATATATACTTCGGTAGTGACGGCTGTTGTCGAGCGGGTGCAAGGAGGTCCCCTCGAGTCGATGCAGGCTTTGTGCAAGGCAAAGGGCGCTGAGAATCCCCCAGCCGTGCCCGTCCTGAATGAAACGCATCAAGGTATGTGTATCGTCGGTCTCGTAGTTAACTTTAGCGACCAGTCCCATGCGGCGTAGCACCACTTCAGTATAGATGCCGATGTCGTTGGCTCGCCCGTACTTGATGAGCGGGCTGCCGGTGCTGAGGCTTTGTAGATTCACAACCGCCGAGCTGATCAGGTTATTAGGAATAGCTACAAGCATAGGGTCGCGCAGCAGGCGAAAGCGCTCCAGTTGCTCGATGCCATCAAGGGGGTCGTTGGAGATCAGGATATCGGTTTCCCGATTCAGGAAGGCGTTACGCAACTGGTTGGTCAGACCACTGCGCAGGGTCAACCGTTCGACCTGCTCGCGGAGCTGGCCAAAGAGCTGACTGCCGAAAACCTCCGATAAAGAGGTGATCATCCCTAGACGGCATTGCACCAGCCCCTTGTCTGCTGAGTCACGCACCAAGGCATTCAGGCGGCGCAACTCGCCGAGAATGCTGGCGGCGTTCTGTCGCAGGACTGTGCCCGCAATGGTCAGCTTGACTGGTCGGGTGCGACGCACCACCAACTGGGTCCCGAGCCGTTCTTCCAACTGTCGCAACCCTTGCGAAATGGCCGGTTGTGTAATATGCAAGCGAGCGGCGGCATCACTGAGAGAGTCGGACTCGGCAATGGTAACGAAAAGGTGTAGCAGGTGAGTATCAAGCAGCTGGTCTTGGCTCATGGTAGGCCGTAAATAGTCATAAGTTATACCGTATTTAATATTTGCTTAATCAATCTATGGTAGTAGTAAAACAAGCAAATATGGGTAAATATCTGCGCGAAGTGAAATGCCGAGGCTAGGATCATGAACAAACAGAAAGTGTTGCACGTAGGTGCCGTGCAGATGAATCCCTTGCTAGGGAATGTAGCAAGCAATATTATGCACCATCAGGAATGGATTGAACAGGCGCAGGCCGAGGGGCTCGAGCTACTGGTATTCCCGGAGTTGTCTCTGACGGGCTATGGGTTGAAGACGGCCGTGCCCCAGGTGGCCATGGAAGCCGACGATGAGCGCCTGCACGCCTTGGCGGCTGCCGCCGGAGACATGCAGGTAATTATTGGTTTCGTAGAGGAAGCTTCGCCAGGGGAGTACTGCAATGCCATGGCCATGCTGCAGCACGGCGAGGTGGTGTCCGTTTACCGCAAGATGATCCTGCCGACTTATGGCGGCCTTGAGGAAGGCAAGTGGTTCTCGCCGGGGCGAAGATTAGTCTGCAGTGAGGTCCAGCCAGGCTGGAGGAGCTCTTCGCTGATCTGCGAAGACTTGTGGAATGCTGGGGTGGTTCACTGTGCCATGATGCAGCGCCCAGAGGTGCTGTGCGCCTCAGTGAATTCTGCTTCTGGTATTGTCAGTACCGAGTTTTCTAATGAGGATGGTTGGCCTCTCAATCTTAAGTTCTATGCCCACTTATATGGTACACCGGTGATCATGGCCAACCGCTATGGTCCGGAAGGAGAGTCGCTTTTCTGGGGCGGGACCTCCATCTACGGCCCGCGGGGTGAGCTGCTGGCGCTGGCCGAGCCGGGAGAACAGTTAATCAGAGCCGAGCTATGCCGGGACGCAATTGCCGCTGCGCGCTTCGATCATCCGACCCACCGTGATGCCAATACGCCACTGATTATTGAGTTGCTTAGGCAGCAGCAGGGCATTTCCTGACGGCTCAGCTCGACGACTCTTGCTCCTTCCTGTTCGAGCTACCTGGCATCTTTCGGTCACCCTTGTTCATCCTCTACCGGGTGACCATCCCCCCAGAAACCGGTCCACCGTCAATGTGAGATTTCCGCTACGTTTATCCTGATAGCAGGAGGTCTTGCGATGAAGCGTAACCGACATACTGAAGAGCAGATCATCAGCATTCTCAAGGCCCTCGAGCGCGGCGTCCCGATCGCCGAGCTGGTCCGCTAGTATGGCGTTGCCACCGCGACTATCCGGCGCTGGCGGTACTGTGCAGAAGTCTATGATCGTCCGTACACGCGTCACAAACTTCTGGTTCATCGCACTTTGCCGGGAAACGCGGCGCGGTTCTTCAGGAAGAAGTACGCCGTTTCGGTACCCGTAGCCCATCCTCTTGATGACCTTGATCCGGTTGTTCGTATCCATCCAGTAAGACACCTTCCGCGGACGGCTCTCGCCAGCCACATTAGGTGCCCATCTGTTAATAAGTGGGTATCCGTCCGGTGAACACACCTTCCGCAGACGGCTCTCGCCAGCCACATTAGGTGCCCATCTATTAATAAGTGGGCAACTATCATGACTTCTTCTAGCACCGAGCGTGAGATTCGTCGCCGTCGTCGTTATGCCCCCGAGTTCAAGGCCAAGATCGTCGCGGCCTGCCTGCAGGGCAACGCCTCGATTGCCCAGGTCGCCCTGCAGCACGGGCTGAACACCAACCTCGTCCAGACGTGGATCCGCAAGGCCAAACGGCAGAGCCAGTTACCGGCCGTGCCGGACTTTGTGCCCCTTCCTGTACCGTCAGCAACGGCTGACCTGCCAGCGCCGCCCTCCACCGCTGGCGAGATATGCATTGAGTTGCCCTCGGCAAGAGGCACGATCACCTTGCGAACTCCTGCCTCAGAACTGGCTACCAGTCGGCTAATTACCCGCGAAGGGTGATCGCCGTTCGCTTACGGTCAAGCGGCCGGAGTTATTTATCAAGCGGGTGGTCAATCACACGGGACCAGACAGCTAGACATATTTCAAAACATTCGCAGAAGGCGATTGTCCAGTAGACCTTCGGCGCAAAAGGATGAATCCAAAGGGGTGGAAGTTAAGTTTTGCTTATTTAAGTTGATAAAAAGTGCTTAAAATGAGTTTTTAGAGTAGTAATCCTTATTTAGTTGGTTACATTGGGCACATGCAGTAGAAGCTTAGCTGTCCAATAGACGGATGAAGCGATTAACGCTATGAAGGATGAAAATGATCTTCCCGGAATATGACAATCGATGTGGTTGGTACGAGCTGCTCGAATCGGTGTCAGGTTATCCTGCCCTGCAGGGTGATTACCATTTCGATTCAGTTGTAATCGGGGGAGGGTTGACAGGTGTGGCTGCGTCTCGACGTATGGCCGAGAACCGCCCGGAGGATAGTGTCCTATTGCTGGAAGCGCTTAAGGTAGGGCAGGGGGCATCGGGGCGAAACTCCGGCTTTGCCATCGACCTGCCTCATAAGCGTGATCTTGAAAGGTCCTCCAATCTGCACAAACATAAACTAGTTAGGCTTAATCGTGCCGCAATTGAATATTTGGAAACCCAGGTCAAGACCTACGGCATCGATTGTCAGTGGTCACCGGCCGGCAAGTACCAGGCCGCCGTCGGTAAGCGTGGCCTTAATTTCCTCAAGCAATATGAATCTACACTGAAGGATTTTGGGGAGCCTTATCAGCGCATCGAGGGTAATGAGCTGGCCAGCATTCTCGGGACAAGCTTCTACCGCGCTGCTATTCATACCCCCGGGGGAATCCTGCTCCAGCCAGCAGCTCTAATGAGAGGACTGGTCGAAAATATGCCGCATAACGTCACGGTCTCTGAAGACTCTGCGGTGACCTGTATCGAGCGCAGGGTAAAAGGCTTTAGGGTGAAGACATCAACCGCCTCAATCACCTGTGATCAAATATTGCTCGCAACGAATGTCTTCACAGCCGAGTTTGGATTCATGCAGGATCGCATTCTCCCGGTTATGACATTTGCCAGCATGAGCCGCCCCCTGACTGACGAGGAGGCTCGTAAATTTGGCGGCGAGTTCGATTGGGGAATAACACCGGCAGATCATGCAGGGACTACGGTAAGGATGACTAAAGACCGCCGATTGGTCATTCGAAACTCCTATCGCTATGCGCATGACTACAACACGCCAGCAAAGCTTTTGCCAATGATACTCGAGCGTCACCTCAAAGCTCACAAAGACCGTTATCCACAACTAGAGGGCCTTGAGTACCCCTATACTTGGGGGGGCACAAGTAGTCTGTCGGGGAACTTCGAGACTTTTTTCGGACCCTTAGAAGAAGGCATTTATAGTGCGGGGTGTGACCAGAGTGTCGGCATATGCCGAGGCACTATTTCCGGGATGATGATGGCTGATATGGCCGCTGGGCGTTTTTCATCCTTGCTCGATGATATTCAAGAGGTTTCTGGTAAACCCTCTAGGCTGCCCCCTAAGCTTCTGCTCAAGATAGGCGTTCCCTTGCGTATGAAAATGGCTAGCATTGCTAGCTGGTCGGAGATATGACGTTAACCAGTTATAGGGCGTCATGGTTTTATGTAAAATCCATGGCCAATCATAAAATCAACCGCGGAAAAAAGAAAAGAGGTCTTCAATATGAAATTTTATTACAAAATTACGATTCTTGCCTCCCTTGGCTGTGTGTCAAGCATGGTACTGGCAGAGCCGGTTGAATTTCGCCTGGCCACTGACTCGGGGAGCAAGGGGTCTCCTGTCGGTGATTCTATGGAGCGCTGGGCCTCGATCATCGAAGAGAATACTAAAGGTACGCCGGATGAGATTTCGGTGGATATTTTCTATCAGGATGAGCTAGGCGACCAGAAAGAAGTTTTCGACCTGCTGATGGTCGGCGAAGTTGATATGATGATCAACTGGCCGATGACTTCCTATGATCGTCGCATGGGGCTTCGTAATGTGCCTTACTTGTTCCTCGACTGGGAGGAGGCTTTCGCTGCCTACAAGACTGGTGGTTGGTTGAACGACCTCTACAGTGAAGTACATGAAGACATGGGGTTGAAATTCTTCGGCGCTTATCCGGAAGGCTTTGCCGGTGTGGCCACCCGCGGACAATACGCCACCACGGTAGAGGGCGCCGATGGCCTTAAAATTCGGGTGCCAGGTAACTTTCCCAATCCGGAAACTATGCAGGCCATGGGCTATGCACCGGTTTCTATCACTTGGGGTGAGGTCTATACTTCGCTACAGACGGGCGTCGTAGATGGTGATGGCGGCAACGTTATTTACTGGGACTATGAATATTTCCGAGATGTTCTGGATTACTATGTGCGCACCCGACATAATTTTGTCACTGGGGTGCTGTCCATGAATCAGCAGAGTTGGGAGCAACTCAACAAAAATCAGAAGGAGATCGTGGCTGATGCAGCAGCTGAAGTCTCGGCTCAGCAGTTCGAGGATGCTCGTGAGTTCGACCAATCCTATGTTGAAAAGGCGATCGAGGCCGGCATGAAATATATCGAGCCGTCGGAGGAGGAGTTGCAGGAATTGGCCCTCGTCACCCGAGAAAAAGTATGGCCTCAGCTGGACGACGAGTTCGGTAGTGAGCTGGTCAGTAAGATCCGTGAACGTGCCCCTGAACTGTGATGCCTGTCGGGGCCGTACAATACGGCCCTTGTCGTGCCTGGCATTATGATGGCGACATGCCTCCCCTCTTGCCTGCTCTCATTACAAGAGTGATTAACATGTCTTCACTGCTTTCTGTTTTCCACCTGTGGGTCAGCCGGCTGATCAATGCCGTGGCGATCATCACCAGTGTCGTATTGGTCGGCATGGTCTTCTTTATGGTGATTTCTCGCTATGTCTTTAACTGGTCGATCATCGGTATGGATGAGATAGCTCTGATATCAGCTATGTGGCTCTATATGTCTGGTGCAGTAATCGCTAGCCGACGCAGCGAACATTTGGTCGTCGACTTTCTTCCTCAGCGCATTTCATCACCTGCTTTATTAAAGATCCATCAACGCTTAATTGCAATGATTATGCTTTTGACTTCTGGGTTCTTCGTTTTTCTTGCTTGGAAGCTGCTTGGGTTTTCGCTGCGTCTTCCTCAGTACACGCCCGGCCTGAAGCTACCTGAGTTGATTGCCAAGAGTGCCGTCATGTTGGCCAGTGTCGGTTGCTTCCTGTATGCGTTGCGTGATCTTCTCACCGGCAAGACTTGCCACAACCCTCAAGAAGAGGAGTAACGGCATGGCCGCTTTTTCGATTCTACTGTTAGTCTTTCTTATGGTGATCGGAGTTCCGGTCGCCTGGTCATTTGCCGCCGTGCTCGGCTATCTGGTACTGGTGTTCGACGTCAACACCACGTCCCTACTTCTTCAGGGATTCCGTTCGCTGGATCACATCATCCTCCTAGCGTTACCGCTATTTGTCCTGGCCGGTTATCTCATGAAGAGTGGCGGCATCGCCCGTCGTTTGGTGGACTTCATCGAACTGCTGGTCATGGGTCGGCGCGGAGGGATGGGGGCCTCCATGGTCATCGCTTCCGGGGTGTTCGGTGCCATTTCCGGCACGGCTACCGCCGCCGTGGCTTCCATCGGTACCATTATGGTGGGCCCCTTGGCACAACGTGGCTATCCGCGGGGCTATTCCAGTGCTCTGCTGGGGATGTCCTCTTTGCTCGGCATCCTTATTCCACCCTCGATCACATTAATCCTGTTCGGTGTCGTCACGCGCCAGTCCATTACGGCACTCTTTGCGGCGACCATCGGTCCGGGATTATTGCTGCTGCTGGGCCTGATCTTTTTCAACCGCTTCTGCGCCGGTCGCTGGTTCAAGGAAGAGGTCGGAAGCGCCGGGCTGTTGCCTGGGAAGCTGCCGCGTTCTGCGGGTCGGATCACCCTGTCGGCACTACCGGCGCTTTCGATGCCCTTCATCATTCTTGGCGGGATTTATGGCGGTATCTTCACGCCGACCGAGGCCGCTGGAGTGGCGGTAGTCGTGGCCATGTTTATCGGCTTTTTCATCTATCGAGACCTGAGCTTTGCGAATCTCAAGGAGAGCCTAGCGTCCTCGGCTGAAACCACCGGTACCATCATTCTGATCCTGCTGTTCTCCTTCATGATTGGTCGCATCCTTGTCGCAGAACGCGTGCCCCAGGAACTGACCGTGATGATCACTACACTGGTCAATAACCCGATCCTGATCCTGCTGCTAGTCAATGGCTTCTTGATCTTTGCTGGGGCCATCATGGATGACTTGTCGGTGACGGTGGTGATCGCCCCTTTGTTTATGCCATTGATGCAGACCATAGGGGTCGACCCAGTCCACTTCGGCGCTATTGTCGCCTGTTCTGTGGTCATCGGGGCCAACAGCCCCCCTGTCGCGCCAATCCTCTACATGGCTTGTCGTATCGGCAAGGTGTCGATTCACAAGTCGATCGCTCCGGCGTTGTTCCTGATCGCCTTTGTGGGCATGCCTGTGATGCTAATAACGACCTTCCTGCCAGCACTATCCTTGACCATTCCCCGGCTGCTGGGCGCGATGTAACCCGCCCCCTACTTCGGCGTGCCGCTCGGCGGCACTCCGCTCATTACAGGAAATTCCGATGTCTGCCAAGTTGATAAGTACCGCCGACCTGGAGTTCCAGTATCGTGGTGGCCCACCTGGCTATGGCGAGGTGGCGCGAGCGGTTGGTGGCGATCTGAGCGATACCATTGCTGCGGGGCTGGCACGCTTCGATGCCTGCTCGATCGCCTGGACGGTGCTCTATGACGAGGTTGTGTTTGTCCACCAGGGCATCTTCCGCTTAGTCACTTCCAATGGCACTCTTGAAGGCCATCCTGGGGACGTGATCTGGATTCCCGAAGGCACCGAGCTCAAGTATGAGGGGGAAGGTGCCACCATTTTCTATGTGGTCTATCCGGGGAACTGGAAGGAAATTCATGGTTTGTCTTGATGGCCAAGAACGGAACCCCCTGCGGTGTAACATAAAAAGTAAGAGTAGGGCCCGCCTGACCTTTCCCCTGGTTTAGGTCCGCTATCAATGTGAGAAGCCGCTGCTTCATGCACCCTGATCGACATACGCTACCGGTGGCAAATAGTCCAGCGAGCTGTGCGGTCTGACATGGTTGTAGTGGTTCTCCATTGTGTGATTTCGTGTCGTGCATCCGCCAGGCTCAGAAACCAGTGCTGATTAAGACAGCCGTCTCGGAACTTGCCGTTGAGGCTCTCGATGATTGCATTCTGCGTTGGCTTGCCCGGCTGGATGAACGCCAGCTTAACCTTCCGTTCATGCGTCCAAAAGAGCATTGCCTTGCTGGTAAGCTCCGGCCCGCTATCCAAACAATCGAGGCTAGCAGTGAGCGCTGCTGCCCGATCCCATCCAGGAGCCGGGCCAAATCGGCGATCGAGACGCCGCGCTCGTTGTCCTTGAGAATGCTGATGATCTGCTCTTCGGTATGTCGGTTACGCTTCATCGTAAGATCTTCTGCTATTAGGATAAACGTAGCGGAAATCCCACATTGACAGTGGACCGGTTTCTGGGTGGAAGGTCACCGGCTTCCTGGTGCACATGCTGGCGGCGGCTGTCGTCCTGACCGCGCTGTTCCTGAACATCCCGCTGGCCTACGAAATACTTAAGTGGCTCGGTGCCTTGTTCCTGCTGTTCCCGACCTGGCTGGCCGTACAGCGCTACGTCATGGGCGGCGTACTGGCCGGCATGGCAGCCAAGCTCGCCGCGGAGCCACGCCACGGCGTCTAGGGTATGTGCGTCGCCACTCGCTTTCATTGCCGGCCTGGCCCTGATGCGCTGCGCTCTGCTCAGGCCTGCTCTAGGACTCTCTCGCTCGACGCACACCTGCGGCCAGCTCACGCACCAAGCCATGAACCGCCTCGACGGCGCCGCGCCGTGTCTCGGCGCTTTCGATGCCCTCCACCAGAGCCGAGCCTACCACCACAGCATCGCTGAATCGGCCAATCGCTGCCGCCTGTGCGGCAGTGCGAATACCGAAACCGACCGCAATCGGCAGGTGGCTATGCTCGCGCAGTTGGCCCACCATGCGCTCGACATCCTGTAGCGCCGGGGCGCTACCACCCGTAATGCCGTTCACCGAGACGCAATACAGGAAGCCCGAGGCATTCTCCAGCACCCGGGTAAGCCGCCTGGCGTCGGTGGTCGGCGTGGCGAGGCGGATAAAGGCAATGCCGTGCTCCCTGGCGGGCAGGCACAGTTCGTCGTCATGCTCGGGCGGCAGGTCGACCACGATCAAGCCATCGACTCCGGCATGGGCAGCATCCTTCAGGAATCGCCCCACGCCGTAGCGGTGTATGGGGTTGTAATAGCCCATCAGCACCAGCGGCGTTTGCGACTCCTGGCGGCGGAAGGCGTGCACCATCTCGAGTGTCCGGGTCATGTCCTGTCCGCTCTCGAGGGCGCGTAGCGCTGCCTTCTGGATCGTGGGCCCGTCGGCCATGGGATCGCTGAATGGCATGCCGAGCTCGATCACGTCGGCGCCTGCCGCCGGCAGTCCCTTGAGAATTTCCAGCGAGGTTTCGAAGTCGGGGTCGCCGGCGGTAATGTAGGTCACCAGGGCAGGCCTTTTCTCCGCTTCGAGCGCGGTAAAGCACTGGTCGAGGCGAGTGGCGTCGTTCATGGGGTTCTCCTTGGCGGCGTTCATTGGAAGTTTTCTCCCAGGTGTTGGGCGACGCTCATCATGTCCTTGTCGCCTCGTCCGCTCAGGTTGACCACCATGAGGTGATCGCCGGGCAATGTCGGCGCGCGCTTGGCGACCTCGGCCAGGGCGTGGGCCGATTCGAGCGCCGGAATGATTCCCTCCTGAAGGCAACAGCACTGGAAAGCCTCGAGCGCTTCGTCGTCGGAGATCGAGACGTATTCGACGCGTCCCAGTTCATGCAGCCAGGCGTGCTCCGGGCCGATGCCGGGATAGTCGAGCCCGGCGGATATCGAGTGGGCATCGGCAATCTGGCCATCCTCGTCCTGCAGCAGGTAGGTGCGGTTGCCATGCAGTACGCCGGGCACGCCGCCGCTGAGGCTCGCCGCGTGCAGGCCGGTCTCGAGGCCCTTGCCGCCGGCCTCGACGCCGACCATCTTGACCGCTTCGTCGGCGAGAAAGGGGTGGAACAATCCCATGGCGTTCGAGCCACCACCGATGCAGGCGACGAGGGAGTCGGGAAGACGTCCTTCCTTCTCGAGGATCTGCGCACGAGTCTCGCGCCCGATCACCGCCTGGAAGTCACGCACCATGGCGGGATAGGGGTGCGGCCCCGCCACGGTGCCGATGATGTAGAAGGTCTCATCGATATGGGTGACCCAGTCGCGCAGCGCCTCGTTCATCGCATCCTTGAGCGTGCCGGTACCCGTCGTGACCGGAATGACCTCGGCGCCGAGCAGCTTCATGCGGAACACGTTGGGTTGCTGGCGTTCGATATCGACCGAACCCATGTAGACGACACAGGGCATGCCGAAACGTGCCGCCACGGTGGCCGTGGCGACGCCGTGCATGCCGGCTCCCGTTTCGGCAATGATGCGTGTCTTGCCCATGCGCTTGGCGAGCAGGATCTGGCCGATGCAATTGTTGATCTTGTGCGCGCCGGTATGGTTGAGCTCTTCGCGCTTGAGATAGATTTTTGCGCCGCCGAAGTGCTCGGTAAGACGCTCGGCATAGTAGAGCGGGCTGGGCCGGCCAACGTAGTCGCGCTGGAAGTAGGCGAGCTGGCGCTGGAACTCGGCATCCTTCTGCGCCGCATCGTATTCGGCCTGAAGATCGGCAATCAGCGGCATCAACGTCTCGGGGACGAAGCGACCGCCGAAGCGGCCGAACAAGCCATCGGCATCGGGCTGCATCGAGTAGTCGGTCATGGGTTGCCTCGAAGGTTCAGGAAACGTTCGATGAAACTAGCGCAGACAGGCGGGGCGAAAAATCGATAAGATAGCCGCTATATGTGAGCCTGGATCACAGATCATGCTTAACTCCATGCCTTCTCTCAGCGCCTTGCGTGCCTTCGAGGCGACTGCCCGATTGGGTAGCGTCACGGCCGCGGCGCATGAACTCAGCGTGACTCACGGTGCGGTCAGTCGTCAGTTGCGTAGCCTGGAAGAACACTTCGGTGTAGCGCTGTTTGCCAAGGCAGGGCGAGGCCTGGAACTCACAAGCCACGGGGAACGGCTACAGCGCGGCGTTGGCGAGGCATTCGTCCGCCTGCGCGATAGCTGCGCGCAGTTGAAGCGTGACGTCGAGGGGGCGCCGTTCATCCTGGCCTGCCCGGGAAGTCTCCTGGCGCGCTGGCTCATTCCCCGGCTCGATCATCTGAATCGTGAGCTGCCCGAACTCAAGCTGCATGTCGTATCCAGCGAGAGCGAAGCTACCCCCGGTAAGGACGAGGTAAGCGCGACGCTGACGTTTGCCGCACCGCCGTGGCCAGCCGACGTGGAGGTGTGCGAGCTTGCCGCAGAGCATATCTGTGCGGTAGCGAGCCCGCAGTTGGCCGCTCGGTTCGATCCCACGCAGCCAGCAACGCTGTTCAACGCCAAGCTGCTGCATACCGCCTCGCGGCCGCAGGCCTGGCCGCAGTGGGCAGGCGCACAGGCACTCGACCCGGCGCGCCTCGACCGGGCGCTGGCCGAGGGGCAAGGCTTCGATCATCTCTATTACCTGATAGAGGCGGCGGTGGCCGGGTTGGGCATAGCGATAGCGCCCCGGCTGCTGGTCGAGGACGACCTGCGTATGGGGCGCCTCGTTGCACCATGGGGGTTCGTCGAGACGCCCGCTCGGCTATGTCTGTGGCATGCTCCCAGTGGCAATCAACGGCGTAGCGGCCGGCTAATCGAGTGGCTCAAGCGTGAACTGGGCGACATGCTCATGCCGTAACAATTGATCTCTCCCAAGGGAAGGGCATCGCGTTTCGCCCATCCCTCGATTACGTTGTAGGAAAGCGATATCCCGGAGCGCCCATGCCGCTCGATGTCTTCCACCCCGCCGTCAGCCAGTGGTTCGAACGCGATCTCGGTGCGCCCACCGAGGTGCAGGCGCGCGCCTGGCCGGCCATTGGCGCGGGCGGCCACGTGCTGATTGCCGCACCCACCGGCTCGGGCAAGACGCTGGCGGCCTTTCTCGCCGCCATCGATGCCTTGGTGCGCCGCGGGCTCGAGAGCGAGTTGTCCGACGAGACCGTGGTGCTCTACGTCTCGCCGCTGCGCGCGCTCTCCAACGACATCCAGCGCAACCTGCAGGCTCCGATTCGCGGCATCGCCGATGGGCTCGCAGCAGACGGACGGGAGGCGCCGGAGATTCGCGCCTGGGTGCGCACCGGCGATACTACGTCATCGGAGCGCGAGCGCATGCGCAAGCGCCCGCCACATATTGTCGTCACCACGCCGGAATCGCTCTACGTGCTGCTGACCTCCGACTCGGGTCGCCGCATGCTGTCGACCGTGCGCACGGTGATCGTCGACGAGATCCATGCCGTCGCCGGCACCAAGCGTGGCTCGCACCTGACGCTGTCGCTGGAACGCTTGGCGGGGCTGACGTCGCAGCCGCCGCAGCGCATCGGTCTGTCGGCGACGCAGAAGCCGGTCGAGGCGGTGGCAGCATTTCTCGCCGGCGGCACCGACTGCACCATCATCGATACCGGCCACGTGCGCGAGCGCGACCTGGCCATCGAAGTATCCGGCTCGCCGCTTACCGCAGTGATGACCAACGATGTGTGGGAGGAGGTCTACGACCGCC encodes:
- a CDS encoding ethanolamine utilization protein EutQ, with the translated sequence MSAKLISTADLEFQYRGGPPGYGEVARAVGGDLSDTIAAGLARFDACSIAWTVLYDEVVFVHQGIFRLVTSNGTLEGHPGDVIWIPEGTELKYEGEGATIFYVVYPGNWKEIHGLS
- the trpA gene encoding tryptophan synthase subunit alpha, coding for MNDATRLDQCFTALEAEKRPALVTYITAGDPDFETSLEILKGLPAAGADVIELGMPFSDPMADGPTIQKAALRALESGQDMTRTLEMVHAFRRQESQTPLVLMGYYNPIHRYGVGRFLKDAAHAGVDGLIVVDLPPEHDDELCLPAREHGIAFIRLATPTTDARRLTRVLENASGFLYCVSVNGITGGSAPALQDVERMVGQLREHSHLPIAVGFGIRTAAQAAAIGRFSDAVVVGSALVEGIESAETRRGAVEAVHGLVRELAAGVRRARES
- the trpB gene encoding tryptophan synthase subunit beta, whose translation is MTDYSMQPDADGLFGRFGGRFVPETLMPLIADLQAEYDAAQKDAEFQRQLAYFQRDYVGRPSPLYYAERLTEHFGGAKIYLKREELNHTGAHKINNCIGQILLAKRMGKTRIIAETGAGMHGVATATVAARFGMPCVVYMGSVDIERQQPNVFRMKLLGAEVIPVTTGTGTLKDAMNEALRDWVTHIDETFYIIGTVAGPHPYPAMVRDFQAVIGRETRAQILEKEGRLPDSLVACIGGGSNAMGLFHPFLADEAVKMVGVEAGGKGLETGLHAASLSGGVPGVLHGNRTYLLQDEDGQIADAHSISAGLDYPGIGPEHAWLHELGRVEYVSISDDEALEAFQCCCLQEGIIPALESAHALAEVAKRAPTLPGDHLMVVNLSGRGDKDMMSVAQHLGENFQ
- a CDS encoding LysR family transcriptional regulator gives rise to the protein MLNSMPSLSALRAFEATARLGSVTAAAHELSVTHGAVSRQLRSLEEHFGVALFAKAGRGLELTSHGERLQRGVGEAFVRLRDSCAQLKRDVEGAPFILACPGSLLARWLIPRLDHLNRELPELKLHVVSSESEATPGKDEVSATLTFAAPPWPADVEVCELAAEHICAVASPQLAARFDPTQPATLFNAKLLHTASRPQAWPQWAGAQALDPARLDRALAEGQGFDHLYYLIEAAVAGLGIAIAPRLLVEDDLRMGRLVAPWGFVETPARLCLWHAPSGNQRRSGRLIEWLKRELGDMLMP